A genomic segment from Echeneis naucrates chromosome 20, fEcheNa1.1, whole genome shotgun sequence encodes:
- the LOC115061060 gene encoding protein MLP1 homolog isoform X2 → MVDKMPAPKRGPAPHDSQPKMRKLDEDGEALPSKTAPATINRALKTGHTQEKAAAPRTKKKLSTSAEEGNKPAKSSKQSSPPKDSSNTVSDPPLKKAKLLNATSASCGEAPSQKASSKTPLKRAASTESDDDLSSDGSKVDLFRERDDGDKARCIRKYSNKTKRKPEESPSDPQETSQGLPSAPTDLIQMDHNYGRFSDLPKIQTTVEAEAHNEIKESVMSVTDPETQEKTENAHVDSKETSVCLLGSTKTSIISERAVEESKNEELKNLESEKLVENETLPLSREILHTVTATAADAPCIMPKAKENEDNAESPKSQKDVDDKTLVLSVETLCSGSGEFNMSCGIGADQADEKTGSAFRPESQTDVSSETATKEETTESVSEGMKVKTKEGEHEMKGASEAAGVSVECKDTSKVDKLMSHQTNSAPEEILVDNSNPESQTDLSVKIQVTFNEESKSVHMANQVPDKFTSSCDADVNKVVRKSEEKLEESEMKGVGVQSTQSVSDPGSLVQVQLSHDVTDKMTDSCSEILTPDCGNGLADREQKQMEVLSECVTVPAGQKDMDMGYKITEGLSDSAVRVAEEKLASHKVKDVITEIPADLKGDVTIANSTTAEKGEMDFEYAIAPNGQIKVDTQAVLTSRQEISIPASAVETQSQKSQEVCEPVTGIATEYKKGHMVEDPKMMEIDSTSLSEISHQAPQLEIQNEKEQQSELTPDIYAEVHQVIMTDNSEKKENYDSKNSECAGELQNKVEIQTVTSEMCDPDPTPTLEMKRRDSAEVSEPIGGLLQMSDEGHANCHELDTQCVSAPEDETEVAMQATAPLVELSNVTSTVEVQKQTNQEVSEPTSDPSGELQENRVVKNSEFVENEIVLNSEPAAAVESQIEMETCANLTTDNSNSAPSVETHKTRVVMSEVISDMSPTVEVKSQAVSGHTSHIPTDAHDKLLMEKAQNGKNEHKMNFEFVAAPDNQIGLEMQTTSTSETSDPASSVVEIDPKNQNEVEMDTTITQEVSNVAPTVETQDHDSHYVEPDPPAEYVTGPDNQMKMEMQVLLTSEISEGEIQTHTNQEDIEPRRDTPEKVEDSQKIPTNECTEKEDQAATGCVSATESTVEMEAQTTPEEICNPMTEVEPQNYRSQEVTELTTDSEFQKDAVIASTESNKNNEAITECVDATESQTEMNVETTATQEEISDPGSMVETQDQGSEEVSTDNDVQRDLGCGSCRDKENEDQPIDQFVDVPEIQTNMDNSAAPEDVSHPAPAAEQQNYMEEVTENTTALPLPVTNLENKVNENMIGIQPRAEYIQGDTAVIRGSIETVDSALEEESGKKLINEAKEAAVVISSDKFDKSVVIEGQAAGPGSSEVIVCDQPDDSDVVIQPSEEQIKMVDESEVRPHENQIVYEPISSPESNDGRETSTASEKHDGVSLLGINSTEPQQIKEDASNYEDSEDISDPIVENVKEQFCVSDSEAVVEMEVLNNSVSESRLPAQLEQSSMDVDVKQVEMIGSSDDTNAPDGRSEAAAETSERSSFPLCVSDAEFSEQVQDNVGLQERADVTVTTTTAPAVAEISGGASEEYVILEPVPESEIPFDIVTQAAAESGLSASLSEEINPDSGLVGEEETLLNGSQPTVCPDTDVCATLTSSDEAKENRVRAEISTTEGFEVQNSDQCKQSSSDMMDVNTTEADTANSHAEECNSVVMEKDEGSLNIQEVQILEDIEIGREIVVAEEENEEDSDVKIIEKPPETLDAVPSKKGDEKVNEKSKDESSGTNLKQNSTSAEKAEIDKKTNEPEKPKKQEMNTQARTKARLAALAEQKAAASKRAANRQQLNLLALCQEIAEDIATDSMLLKRIEEEKQAAAAKSEASKKESPVTVAVTAQDPDAANVATPAGPEESSASVAPAPEASAPQPSTADLAEAKPDAEPQKRRFFITQISVPLKAHEKKKLTRYQRLRQVELQREKMSWARVKKLKSDQANQMFSDMDWQPPLSAMSSLSPSPVTTPPPPSATPSKPSLPPSPTTTSKPATPTTEVPKLEPKAEPIKPEPTNTEITKPAPAKTETPKPEVPKTDAPTTETRRVTRQSKAQAAKAAPTPKLAPKATRSGSKRTLPAVPPPMPNGLNQKQKPVEYKPYRPRPKYSPDDFELDDDPLPAAPVRPNPQSRPTALARPNPQSNLVAQPTPQPKPTVSSQLHPNQAKLKAQTTPAGPQTSGQSKPNISAQLKPASSQSKPAVATPLQSKSTLTPAVPSKLVPTAKAPLKSPVLMTPQLNAVSAQGQQKPAASTPPQLKITAGGVAAQSKQSAPVTPQPAVSTASETKPNAASLCQKTTNPPACGDGKCKATADPLSSTPTSSLSSDGSVKVSEGKQQCEQKPAVAGVGPSSEDKTAEGTLEKPYQEEGNSQNGGTTLSDACLQREVKKLKDADKDGTQTIIDAGQKHFGAVACSVCGMLYSAANPEDESQHLLFHNQFVSAVKYVGWKKERILGEYPDGKIILVLPDDPKYALKKVEEIREMVDNDLGFQQVETKCPSQTKTFLFISNDKKVAGCLIAEHIQEGYRVIEEPIPEGSEREKVMFERQRAWCCSTTPEPAICGISRIWVVNMMRRQGIASRMLECLRNNFIYGSYLSKDEIAFSDPTPDGKLFATNYFGTSQFLVYNFVSGQHSSQPKTDAV, encoded by the exons ATGGTGGATAA AATGCCGGCCCCAAAGAGAGGACCAGCTCCTCATGATTCTCAGCCTAAAATGAGGAAGTTGGATGAGGATGGTGAGGCACTGCCGTCCAAAACTGCACCAGCTACCATTAATAGAGCCCTTAAAACAGGACATACACAAGAAAAGGCAGCAGCCCCCCGGACTAAGAAAAAACTGTCTACTTCAGCGGAAGAGGGAAATAAACCAGCCAAGTCATCCAAACAGAGCTCCCCTCCAAAGGATTCCAGCAACACCGTTTCTGACCCGCCTCTCAAAAAAGCCAAGCTCCTGAATGCCACAAGTGCCTCCTGTGGAGAAGCTCCCTCACAGAAAGCTAGCTCCAAAACTCCACTGAAGCGAGCCGCCTCCACAGAGTCTGATGATGACTTGAGTAGTGATGGTAGTAAGGTGGACCTCTTTAGAGAGAGGGATGACGGTGATAAGGCCCGCTGcatcagaaaatattcaaacaaaacaaagcgcAAGCCTGAGGAGTCACCGTCTGACCCACAGGAAACAAGCCAAGGGTTGCCATCTGCACCTACAGACCTTATACAGATGGACCATAACTATGGTAGATTCTCAGATTTGCCAAAAATTCAAACTACAGTTGAAGCTGAAGCTCACAACGAGATAAAAGAATCTGTCATGTCTGTTACTGAtccagaaacacaagaaaagacagaaaatgcaCATGTAGACTCAAAGGAaacttctgtctgtctgttgggTAGCACCAAGACTAGTATCATCTCTGAGCGTGCAGTTGAAGAAAGTAAAAATGAGGAATTAAAAAATTTAGAAAGTGAAAAGCTCgtagaaaatgaaacactacCATTATCCAGAGAAATCTTACACACTGTTACTGCTACTGCTGCAGATGCACCTTGCATCATGCCAAAGGCTAAGGAAAATGAAGACAACGCAGAGTCCCCAAAAAGCCAGAAGGATGTAGATGACAAAACACTAGTGTTGTCAGTGGAAACACTATGTTCAGGTTCTGGAGAGTTTAATATGAGCTGTGGTATAGGTGCAGACCAGGCAGATGAAAAAACTGGCTCAGCTTTCAGACCAGAAAGTCAGACAGATGTGAGCAGTGAAACTGCAACAAAGGAGGAGACCACGGAGTCAGTTTCTGAAGGGATGAAAGTGAAAACTAAGGAGGGTGAACATGAAATGAAGGGAGCGAGTGAAGCAGCTGGTGTCTCAGTGGAGTGTAAAGATACGAGCAAAGTAGATAAATTAATGTCACATCAAACAAACTCTGCACCAGAAGAGATCCTGGTAGACAACAGTAATCCAGAGAGTCAAACAGATCTCAGTGTCAAAATTCAAGTTACTTTTAATGAGGAATCAAAATCAGTGCACATGGCAAACCAAGTGCCAGATAAATTTACCAGCTCTTGTGATGCCGATGTGAACAAAGTGGTTAGAAAGTCCGAAGAAAAGCTtgaagaaagtgaaatgaaaggagTTGGAGTCCAGTCGACCCAGTCTGTTTCTGATCCTGGGTCTTTAGTGCAGGTGCAGCTGAGCCATGACGTGACAGACaagatgactgacagctgtTCTGAAATATTGACGCCGGATTGTGGCAACGGATTGGCAGATCGTGAGCAAAAACAAATGGAGGTGCTCTCTGAATGTGTTACAGTCCCAGCAGGACAAAAAGACATGGACATGGGGTATAAAATAACAGAGGGGCTGTCTGACTCAGCAGTTCGAGTGGCTGAAGAAAAGCTGGCAAGCCACAAAGTTAAAGATGTCATAACAGAAATACCTGCAGATCTTAAAGGAGATGTGACGATAGCAAATTCTACGACTGCAGAAAAGGGGGAGATGGATTTTGAGTATGCGATTGCACCAAATGGTCAAATCAAAGTGGATACACAGGCTGTACTGACATCACGCCAGGAGATTTCTATCCCAGCGTCTGCTGTGGAGACACAAAGCCAGAAGAGCCAAGAGGTCTGTGAACCGGTCACGGGTATAGCTACTGAATATAAAAAGGGGCACATGGTTGAAGATCCTAAAATGATGGAAATTGATAGTACATCTCTGTCTGAGATTTCTCACCAGGCTCCTCAATTGGAAATACAAAATGAGAAAGAGCAACAGAGTGAATTAACTCCAGATATATACGCTGAGGTTCATCAAGTCATCATGACTgataattcagaaaaaaaggaaaactatgACAGCAAGAACTCTGAATGTGCTGGAGAACTTCAAAACAAAGTGGAAATACAAACTGTGACATCAGAGATGTGTGATCCAGATCCAACACCTACACTGGAAATGAAAAGGCGGGACAGTGCAGAAGTGAGTGAACCCATTGGAGGCTTACTACAGATGTCTGATGAAGGGCATGCAAATTGTCATGAACTTGATACCCAATGTGTTTCTGCTCCTGAGGATGAAACAGAAGTGGCTATGCAGGCAACAGCTCCATTAGTGGAGCTTTCTAATGTCACATCTACAGTGGAAGTACAAAAGCAGACAAATCAGGAAGTCAGTGAACCTACCTCAGACCCATCTGGTGAATTACAGGAGAATCGCGTTGTTAAAAATTCTGAGTTTGTAGAAAATGAAATCGTACTGAACTCTGAACCTGCGGCTGCAGTAGAAAGTCaaattgaaatggaaacatgcGCAAATTTGACAACAGACAATTCAAATTCAGCCCCTTCagtggaaacacacaaaacaagagtTGTGATGTCAGAGGTGATATCTGACATGTCGCCTACAGTGGAAGTCAAAAGCCAGGCAGTCAGTGGACATACCTCACACATACCGACAGATGCTCATGACAAACTTCTGATGGAAAAGGCTCAAAATGGGAAGAATGAACACAAGATGAACTTTGAATTTGTGGCTGCACCAGATAATCAAATTGGATTGGAAATGCAGACTACATCAACTTCTGAGACTTCGGACCCAGCCTCTTCAGTGGTAGAAATAGATCCGAAAAACCAAAACGAAGTGGAAATGGATACCACGATAACACAGGAAGTGTCGAATGTAGCACCTACAGTAGAAACACAAGACCATGACAGCCACTATGTTGAGCCTGACCCACCTGCAGAATATGTAACTGGACCAGATaaccaaatgaaaatggaaatgcagGTTTTGTTAACATCAGAGATTTCTGAAGGGGAAatacaaactcacacaaacCAAGAAGACATTGAGCCCAGAAGGGACACACCTGAAAAAGTTGAAGACAGCCAAAAGATTCCTACAAATGAGTGTACTGAAAAGGAAGACCAGGCTGCTACAGGATGTGTGAGTGCTACAGAGAGTACAGTAGAAATGGAAGCGCAGACAACACCAGAGGAAATCTGTAATCCCATGACTGAAGTGGAGCCACAGAACTATAGAAGTCAGGAGGTCACTGAACTCACCACAGACAGTGAATTTCAAAAAGATGCAGTCATTGCTTCTACTGAGAGTAACAAAAACAATGAGGCTATCACTGAATGTGTTGATGCTACTGAGagtcaaactgaaatgaatgtggaaacaacagcaacacaagaAGAGATTTCTGATCCTGGATCTATGGTGGAGACACAGGACCAGGGGAGTGAAGAGGTCAGTACAGACAATGACGTCCAAAGAGATCTCGGGTGTGGAAGTTGCAGGGATAAGGAGAATGAAGATCAGCCTATTGATCAGTTTGTTGATGTCCCAGAGATCCAAACAAACATGGACAATTCTGCAGCACCTGAAGATGTTTCTCATCCAGCACCTGCAGCAGAGCAACAAAACTATATGGAGGAAGTCACTGAAAACACCACAGCCTTACCTCTTCCTGTGActaatttggaaaataaagtaaatgaaaatatgattggGATACAGCCCAGAGCTGAATATATCCAAGGGGATACGGCTGTAATAAGGGGATCAATAGAAACCGTTGATTCTGCCTTAGAAGAGGAATCGGGGAAGAAATTGATTAATGAGGCCAAAGAAGCGGCAGTAGTCATTTCTAGTGATAAGTTTGACAAATCAGTTGTTATTGAAGGACAAGCAGCGGGACCTGGAAGCAGTGAGGTAATTGTTTGTGACCAACCTGATGACAGTGATGTTGTAATTCAGCCATCGGAGGAGCAGATTAAGATGGTCGATGAATCAGAAGTTCGACCGCATGAAAACCAGATAGTGTATGAGCCCATTAGTAGCCCAGAAAGCAATGACGGTAGGGAAACATCTACAGCATCAGAGAAGCATGATGGTGTGTCTTTACTGGGTATAAACAGCACAGAGCCCCAGCAGATAAAGGAGGATGCATCTAATTatgaagacagtgaagacatTAGTGACCCAATAGTGGAAAATGTGAAGGAACAGTTTTGTGTATCTGACAGTGAAGCAGTAGTTGAAATGGAAGTGCTAAACAACAGCGTGTCAGAGAGTCGTCTCCCTGCACAGCTGGAGCAGAGCAGCATGGATGTGGATGTGAAACAAGTTGAAATGATCGGCTCTAGTGATGATACCAACGCACCAGATGGTCGCTCAGAAGCCGCAGCAGAAACAAGTGAAAGGAGCAGTTTTCCACTGTGCGTCAGTGACGCAGAGTTCTCTGAACAAGTGCAAGACAATGTCGGACTTCAGGAGCGTGCAGATGTCACAGTGACGACAACTACAGCCCCTGCCGTAGCCGAAATATCAGGTGGAGCATCTGAGGAGTATGTGATATTAGAACCAGTCCCAGAGAGTGAAATTCCCTTTGACATCGTCACTCAAGCAGCAGCTGAGTCAGGTTTGTCGGCCTCACTTTCAGAGGAGATCAATCCAGACAGTGGATTGGTGGGCGAAGAAGAAACTCTCTTAAATGGTTCTCAACCAACCGTCTGCCCTGACACAGACGTATGTGCTACGTTAACCAGTTCAGATGAGGCTAAGGAGAACAGGGTGAGGGCAGAAATATCAACCACGGAAGGTTTTGAAGTTCAGAATTCTGACCAATGCAAGCAGTCATCGTCTGACATGATGGATGTTAATACCACAGAGGCAGATACAGCAAACTCACATGCTGAAGAGTGTAATTCTGTGGTAATGGAGAAAGATGAGGGCAGTTTGAATATACAAGAAGTCCAGATTCTGGAGGATATAGAGATCGGTCGTGAGATTGTAgtagcagaggaagaaaatgaggaaGACAGTGACgttaaaataatagaaaagcCCCCGGAAACACTGGACGCAGTCCCTTCTAAAAAGGGAGATGAAAAGGTTAATGAGAAAAGTAAAGATGAAAGCAGTGGAACCAACTTGAAGCAAAACAGCACATCTGCTGAGAAGGCAGAGATTGATAAGAAGACAAACGAGCCAGAAAAACCCAAGAAGCAAGAAATGAACACACAAGCCAGAACCAAAGCTCGTCTGGCAGCTCTGGCTGAGCAAAAGGCTGCAGCGTCAAAGAGAGCtgcaaacagacagcagctgaaCCTCTTAGCCCTGTGTCAGGAAATCGCAGAGGACATTGCCACAGACAGCATGCTATTGAAGAGgatagaggaggaaaaacaagcagcagcgGCCAAAAGTGAAGCCAGCAAGAAGGAAAGTCCTGTTACTGTTGCTGTTACTGCGCAGGATCCAGATGCTGCTAATGTTGCAACTCCTGCTGGACCAGAAGAGTCCTCTGCCTCAGTTGCCCCTGCTCCAGAGGCATCTGCACCGCAGCCCTCCACAGCTGATTTGGCTGAAGCCAAGCCTGATGCAGAACCTCAGAAGAGGCGTTTCTTCATCACACAGATTTCAGTACCGCTAAAAGCTCATGAGAAAAAGAAGCTAACCAGATATCAAAGGCTAAGACAAGTTGAacttcaaagagaaaaaatgtcCTGGGCTCGTGTCAAGAAACTAAAATCTGACCAAGCAAATCAGATGTTTTCGGACATGGACTGGCAACCACCTCTGTCTGCCATGTCTTCGCTTTCACCGAGTCCTGTGACAacaccacctccaccttcagCCACTCCATCAAAACCTTCACTTCCCCCATCTCCTACCACAACGAGCAAACCGGCTACACCCACGACAGAAGTTCCCAAGCTTGAGCCCAAGGCTGAACCGATCAAGCCAGAACCTACCAATACAGAAATCACCAAACCTGCACCTGCTAAAACTGAAACTCCTAAACCTGAAGTCCCTAAAACTGACGCTCCCACCACTGAAACCCGAAGGGTTACAAGGCAAAGTAAGGCTCAGGCTGCTAAAGCGGCCCCTACTCCAAAGCTGGCCCCCAAAGCAACCAGATCAGGATCTAAGAGGACCCTCCCAGCCGTACCCCCTCCCATGCCCAATGGACTTAATCAAAAACAGAAGCCTGTTGAATATAAGCCATACAGACCCCGGCCCAAGTATTCCCCTGATGACTTTGAGCTTGATGATGACCCGCTACCAGCAGCTCCAGTGAGACCCAATCCTCAGTCAAGGCCCACAGCACTGGCACGTCCCAATCCTCAGTCAAACCTCGTCGCTCAACCCACACCTCAGCCAAAACCCACAGTTTCATCCCAACTTCATCCCAACCAGGCAAAACTTAAAGCTCAAACCACACCTGCTGGACCTCAGACCTCAGGCCAGTCAAAGCCCAACATCTCGGCTCAGCTAAAGCCTGCCTCGTCCCAGTCAAAACCTGCTGTTGCAACACCCCTCCAGTCAAAGTCCACATTGACGCCTGCAGTTCCATCAAAACTTGTTCCCACAGCTAAAGCCCCGTTAAAGTCTCCTGTCCTGATGACACCACAGTTGAATGCTGTTTCAGCTCAAGGCCAGCAAAAGCCTGCTGCTTCCACTCCTCCCCAGTTAAAAATCACTGCCGGCGGAGTTGCAGCTCAGTCGAAGCAGTCTGCTCCCGTAACACCTCAGCCAGCTGTTTCGACCGCATCTGAGACTAAACCAAATGCTGCTTCGCTGTGTCAGAAAACCACAAATCCACCAGCATGTGGAGATGGTAAATGCAAA GCTACAGCTGATCCTCTTTCATCCACTCCCACCTCTTCCCTTTCCTCCGATGGGAGTGTGAAAGTGTCTGAAGGCAAACAGCAGTGTGAACAAAAGCCTGCAG TCGCTGGTGTCGGTCCTTCTTCAGAGGATAAGACAGCAGAGGGCACATTGGAAAAGCCTTATCAGGA AGAAGGAAATTCACAGAATGGTGGGACTACTCTGTCTGATGCCTGTCTGCAAAGAGAAGTCAAGAAACTAAAGGATGCAGACAAAGATGGCACCCAAACTATAATT GATGCAGGACAGAAGCATTTTGGAGCAGTggcctgcagtgtgtgtgggaTGCTGTACTCCGCTGCCAACCCTGAGGATGAATCtcaacatttacttttccaCAATCAGTTCGTCAGCGCTGTCAAATATGTG GGATGGAAAAAAGAGAGGATTCTGGGAGAGTATCCAGATGGAAAGATCATTCTTGTCCTGCCAGATGATCCCAAATATGCTCTGAAGAAA GTGGAGGAGATCCGAGAGATGGTGGACAATGACCTCGGCTTCCAGCAGGTGGAGACCAAGTGTCCCTCTCAGACCAAAACCTTCCTCTTTATCTCCAACGACAAGAAAGTGGCTGGGTGTCTCATAGCGGAGCACATACAAGAG GGGTACCGTGTGATTGAGGAGCCCATACCGGAgggctcagagagagagaaagtgatgtTTGAACGTCAGAGAGCTTGGTGTTGCTCCACCACGCCAGAGCCAGCGATTTGTGGTATCAGCCGCATCTGGGTTGTCAACATGATGAGACGCCAGGGCATCGCCTCACGCATGCTGGAGTGCCTCAG GAACAACTTCATATATGGTTCATACCTGAGCAAAGATGAGATCGCTTTCTCTGACCCCACTCCTGATGGGAAACTCTTTGCCACAAATTAT